The genomic region CCAGTCGAAACGCACACCGGGAGTGAGCGAGAAGCGGCTGTCACCAAGCGCGATCTTGTCGTCGACGAATGCGCCGACGCGCTTGCCGTCGACATCGGGCATATCCGACTGGTTGGTGTGCAGAAAGCTGCAGGCGGAAAAGGCACGGAATGGCCCAGGACCGCAATTGTCCACGCCGGCGGAATATTGAGTTGTCTTGTCGAAAGCGACATTCAGACCAAAAGTGAGCGTGTGGTGCAGGCTGCCGGTGTCGAAAGTCTTGGAGGCATTGCCGTTGAAACCAATGCTCCGGTTTTCAAGATCGGCGTCGCGCGAATACGGGCCCACGACCGAGGTCGACCGATAGCCGTCGGATCCGCTTTCACGCAGCAGATCCTGCCAGAAGAACACAGCATTCGCTGTGTCGACCAGGGTGTCGGCGCTCGACGCCTCATACTTGTAGTCAAGCGACACGCGGTCACGCTTGACATCTTCGCTGCCGTCGTAGTTGCCAGGACGATAGTTGCCGGTGAGGCTCTGGCTAGTCCTCAGGTCAGTGTCGATATCCTTGTTATAGTGCTCCGCCGTCAAGCCGAATGTGCCGACATCGGTATATTGTCTGATTTTGAACAGGCCGCTTCGCTGGTCGTAATCGGCAGGGTTCGCTACCGAACGCGTCGCACCATAGCCGCCGACGTCGGCCTTGCTGTCGGTCTCATGGCCCTTCGTATAGCCGCCTTGGAAGAGTACCGCTGTGTTATCGACGCGCTTGGCAACGGCAGCCGATCCACCGGTGCTCTTGTCGGTGCTGTCATATCCGAGCTTGAAGACCCCGCCCCATGTCCGGCCCGGATCGATCAGATCCTCCGGCTCCAGCGTGCGCAGCACAACCGCACCGCCAAGCGCACCCGAGCCGGCACGGCTGGAATCCGCGCCGCGCACCACGTCAATGGTCGACAGGGCATTGAAATCGAAGGCGCTGACGCCTCCATCGGCGGAACGGGCACCGTCGAGGAGATACGGGATCTCGATGCCGTCGACGGTGGTCAGGATGCGGTTGTCCTGCAGTCCGCGCAGGTTGATGCCGCCCGACGTCCGGTCGAAGCCAAGCCCGACTTCGGTGCTGCGGGCAAGATCCTCGAGGCTGGTGATTTGCTTGTCGTCGATCGTCTCAGCGGTGGTTTCAGTGGCGGTCGGCGAATCCGCCAGCACGTCCTTTTCGCCTTTGGCGCCCTTGCCTTTTACGACGATGGCCTGAAGCGGCGTCACACGGTCGCCCTTTCCACTGGCCTCGACGGCCTCGTCGGGCGTTGCGGTCTGCGCGCGCGTAGCGACTGCCGCAAGATCGTAAGCTAGAAATGTGGTGCAAGCCAATACAAGCGCGCGGGTGTGCCGGGCAACCATAACCAATCCTCTCAAAAGATGCTGTACCGGGCTGGCTGGTTGGTGCGCTGTGAACACCCAAGGGGCTGGCTAGGCGGACGGAAAGAGGCAGAAATACATGCCTCCTTTCTGCCCGATAAAAAACATGAGTAAGATTGTCAATATATCAGGTCAATATAAACATGAATAGATCAGTCATGTTTAAGCCTCGCCGACTTTTGTTGCTGATCTGCAACGAATGCGGCTCCGAAACGTTGCCACCCGTCAGACAAAGAAACGGGTAAAACCTCATGCTCTTCCGGATTGCCTCCCTCGTCGCCTGTGTCACCCTTCTGACTTCAGCCACCCTGCCACAAACCGGGCCGCTGCCAGAGACGCGCCCGGACATCAAGCCTGCGGAGACCGCTCAGCCGGTTGCTCCCATCCCCGAGCCGAAACCGCAGTCCGTGCCGGTACAGGAAACACCAGCTGCAAAACCTCCCACCGAAGCGACGCCTTCCGATGGCACGACCAGCGGAAAGCAAGGTGGCGATGCGCCTGCCACGAAGGCAACGAC from Rhizobium tumorigenes harbors:
- a CDS encoding TonB-dependent hemoglobin/transferrin/lactoferrin family receptor, whose amino-acid sequence is MVARHTRALVLACTTFLAYDLAAVATRAQTATPDEAVEASGKGDRVTPLQAIVVKGKGAKGEKDVLADSPTATETTAETIDDKQITSLEDLARSTEVGLGFDRTSGGINLRGLQDNRILTTVDGIEIPYLLDGARSADGGVSAFDFNALSTIDVVRGADSSRAGSGALGGAVVLRTLEPEDLIDPGRTWGGVFKLGYDSTDKSTGGSAAVAKRVDNTAVLFQGGYTKGHETDSKADVGGYGATRSVANPADYDQRSGLFKIRQYTDVGTFGLTAEHYNKDIDTDLRTSQSLTGNYRPGNYDGSEDVKRDRVSLDYKYEASSADTLVDTANAVFFWQDLLRESGSDGYRSTSVVGPYSRDADLENRSIGFNGNASKTFDTGSLHHTLTFGLNVAFDKTTQYSAGVDNCGPGPFRAFSACSFLHTNQSDMPDVDGKRVGAFVDDKIALGDSRFSLTPGVRFDWYDYSPKETSAYTGSANYSGMPDGQSGTRFSPKLRASYEPQDDIEIYAQWSMGFRAPSVTELYENYGVPGGYVSYGNPDLKQETSNGFEIGTNLGDKEFGGHIGAYYNRYKNFIDTQLSTDATGTYPLGITEYFNRANVRIFGLELSGHKTFDNGIHVSGSLAYANGKDADSGEYVDSIAPGKAAFTIGYAKETWGTDVTLITATKEPKKDGDAFRTPGYGIVDLTGWWKPVQVKGLTLRAGVYNVFDKTYYDALNVKSATQPPEYYSEAGRAFKLTLTQRF